A genomic region of Bdellovibrionales bacterium contains the following coding sequences:
- a CDS encoding IS110 family transposase produces MHAIRTNVAGVDVHKQILAITILKGDADKEPVVEQFECGTFTEDLMAMAVILKECEVLEVAMESTGIFWKPVYNVWSKMGIKCTVGNARSMRNVPGRKTDMNDSHWIAQLHRFGLIRASFIPEDKFQQLRLLSRHRTNLTDDITRVKNRVQKILEDGNIKLGSVVSNVFGVAGVKVLRLLAEGTTRADVLAASVTTNIKRKGEIKKSLTNCFTSHHIFLIKELMQQYDDLNSRVLEVDRQLAVDVTPYANLIEELRKIPGIDMTLAVGIIAEATNDVSNFADERKFAAWAGVAAGNNESAGKKKDQNVETARRILESCLSRLLTEPNSTVVPFTGPSTTSGSSH; encoded by the coding sequence ATGCATGCGATCAGAACCAATGTAGCCGGAGTCGACGTCCACAAACAGATTCTCGCAATCACCATTTTAAAGGGTGACGCGGACAAAGAGCCTGTGGTGGAGCAGTTTGAATGCGGCACGTTCACTGAGGATTTAATGGCAATGGCCGTTATTCTCAAAGAGTGCGAAGTTCTTGAGGTCGCCATGGAGAGCACCGGGATTTTTTGGAAGCCCGTTTACAACGTGTGGTCCAAGATGGGGATAAAATGTACGGTTGGCAACGCCCGCTCGATGAGGAATGTGCCGGGAAGAAAGACTGACATGAACGACTCCCACTGGATTGCGCAGTTGCACCGGTTCGGGCTAATCCGAGCGTCCTTTATACCGGAGGATAAGTTTCAGCAACTCAGACTCTTGAGCCGCCATCGCACGAACCTGACTGACGACATTACGCGCGTCAAAAACAGAGTTCAAAAAATCCTTGAGGATGGAAACATTAAGTTGGGCTCAGTGGTCTCTAACGTTTTTGGTGTGGCAGGTGTGAAGGTGCTCAGACTCCTAGCCGAGGGCACGACCCGGGCGGACGTCTTGGCGGCTTCAGTGACCACCAACATCAAGCGGAAAGGAGAAATCAAGAAGTCCCTGACAAACTGCTTTACAAGCCATCACATTTTTCTGATCAAAGAGTTGATGCAACAATATGATGATCTCAACAGCAGAGTTTTAGAAGTAGATCGGCAGCTCGCAGTGGACGTCACGCCCTACGCAAACCTTATCGAGGAACTACGAAAGATCCCCGGCATAGATATGACACTAGCGGTGGGTATTATTGCCGAGGCAACCAACGACGTATCCAACTTCGCAGATGAAAGGAAGTTCGCGGCTTGGGCCGGCGTTGCCGCCGGCAACAATGAGTCTGCCGGTAAAAAAAAAGATCAAAATGTCGAGACGGCTCGCCGCATTTTAGAAAGCTGCTTATCCAGGCTGCTCACGGAGCCAAACTCAACCGTGGTTCCTTTTACCGGGCCAAGTACAACAAGTGGAAGTTCTCACTAG
- a CDS encoding S9 family peptidase, producing MVHFLLTKIEVFILSISRELFDVGLIFGIVTMLPFSAAATQVPPDPFYGLEDIEGEGSMAWVRGQNQKTTDVLEADPAYRSILADMRGILFASDRVPFSSFHKGYFWNFWQDEAHKHGVIRRTSLEEYKKESPSWDVILDLDKLSQAEGENWVYKGYERLTKNSQRLLITLSRGGKDASVVREFDLESRQFVADGFFVPEAKSSLVGLDENTVLIAGEFGKDSLTKSGYPRTVRLWHRGQSLDQAVIKFEVKESDIQADSSLIRDGNREHVLFHRITDFYKTELFIQGGDGSLRQIPKPLTSSFLGIKENYIFILLKEKLILEKRTIPVNSIVRFNLEATSLEGAETVFTAGPRQSIEDVQVRKNRVFVNVLDNIRGKILDIKLDQEGKWESRVLPFPSTGIISFDLKSDEEPADISTMTYTDHLTPTSQYLVKDEDDSFKLELIKKAPDRFDASKYEVVQYFARSSDRTEIPYFVLKPKDMAFDGSHPTIQYGYGGFETSLAPYYSASIGKIWLERGGVYVIANIRGGGEFGPEWHQAALRENRQVAFDDFIAVSRDLIDRKITSPEKLGIEGGSNGGLLVGATMVQRPELYRAALAQVPLLDMVKYSKLLAGASWMAEYGDPDDPKQCAYLLKYSPYHNLNPKTQYPQALFTTSTKDDRVHPGHARKMAARMLEQGHPVFYYENINGGHAGRANLEETAHVMALEYTYLWNRLR from the coding sequence GTGGTTCATTTTCTTCTAACGAAAATAGAAGTCTTTATTTTATCGATTTCCAGAGAGCTATTTGATGTTGGTTTGATTTTTGGAATTGTAACTATGCTCCCCTTCTCAGCAGCAGCCACTCAGGTTCCTCCTGATCCATTTTATGGTCTTGAGGACATAGAGGGCGAAGGATCGATGGCTTGGGTTCGTGGGCAAAATCAAAAGACGACCGATGTTTTAGAAGCAGATCCTGCGTATCGCTCAATTTTGGCGGACATGAGAGGTATTTTGTTTGCCTCGGATCGGGTGCCATTTTCCTCCTTTCACAAAGGATATTTCTGGAATTTTTGGCAGGACGAAGCGCACAAGCATGGCGTGATTCGTCGAACAAGCCTGGAAGAATATAAGAAGGAAAGCCCTAGCTGGGATGTTATTCTGGATCTAGATAAATTGTCACAGGCGGAGGGAGAAAACTGGGTCTACAAGGGATACGAACGACTAACCAAGAATTCTCAAAGATTACTGATCACTCTTTCGCGCGGAGGGAAGGATGCCTCCGTCGTTCGAGAGTTCGACCTTGAGTCGCGGCAGTTTGTTGCGGATGGATTTTTTGTACCTGAAGCAAAATCTTCTTTGGTGGGACTGGATGAAAATACGGTTCTTATTGCGGGCGAATTTGGAAAGGACTCACTCACCAAGTCTGGATATCCTCGAACGGTTAGGCTTTGGCATCGTGGCCAATCTCTTGATCAGGCCGTGATCAAATTTGAGGTAAAGGAATCAGATATCCAGGCCGATTCCTCTTTGATTCGGGATGGAAATAGAGAGCATGTGCTGTTTCATCGGATCACTGATTTCTATAAGACGGAATTGTTTATTCAAGGGGGAGATGGATCTCTTCGGCAAATTCCAAAGCCCTTAACTTCTAGTTTTCTTGGGATTAAGGAAAATTATATTTTTATCCTCTTGAAAGAAAAATTGATTCTGGAAAAACGAACCATTCCAGTCAATTCGATTGTTCGTTTTAATTTAGAAGCCACGAGCCTTGAAGGTGCAGAGACAGTCTTTACGGCGGGTCCTCGGCAGTCTATAGAAGACGTTCAGGTTCGAAAAAATCGAGTTTTCGTGAATGTTCTTGATAATATCAGAGGAAAGATTCTCGATATCAAGCTGGATCAGGAGGGTAAATGGGAGTCTCGCGTGCTGCCCTTTCCGAGTACGGGAATCATTTCATTTGATCTTAAGAGCGATGAGGAGCCTGCTGATATCTCAACGATGACCTACACTGATCACTTAACTCCGACGAGCCAATATTTGGTCAAAGACGAAGATGACAGTTTTAAGCTCGAGTTGATTAAAAAAGCTCCCGATCGATTTGATGCCAGCAAGTATGAGGTGGTTCAATATTTTGCTCGGAGTTCAGATAGAACTGAAATTCCTTACTTTGTTTTGAAACCAAAAGACATGGCCTTTGATGGTTCACATCCGACAATTCAATATGGATACGGCGGCTTTGAGACTTCACTGGCGCCTTATTATTCGGCGTCGATAGGAAAGATATGGCTAGAGCGTGGAGGAGTCTATGTTATTGCCAATATTAGGGGAGGAGGCGAGTTTGGGCCCGAGTGGCATCAGGCCGCTCTGAGGGAGAATCGTCAGGTCGCTTTTGACGATTTTATCGCCGTGTCGCGGGACCTGATTGATCGCAAAATCACTTCACCTGAGAAATTGGGAATTGAAGGTGGAAGTAATGGTGGACTATTGGTCGGAGCCACGATGGTGCAAAGACCAGAACTCTATAGGGCAGCGCTTGCTCAGGTTCCTTTGCTTGATATGGTGAAGTACTCGAAACTACTTGCAGGAGCTAGCTGGATGGCCGAATACGGCGATCCAGATGATCCCAAGCAATGTGCTTATCTGTTGAAGTATTCTCCCTACCACAACCTCAATCCCAAAACTCAATATCCTCAGGCGCTATTTACAACGTCAACAAAGGATGATCGAGTTCATCCCGGACATGCACGTAAAATGGCAGCCCGCATGTTGGAGCAGGGACACCCTGTCTTTTATTATGAGAACATCAACGGAGGGCATGCGGGCCGGGCAAACCTGGAAGAGACAGCCCATGTGATGGCCCTGGAGTACACTTACTTGTGGAACAGGTTGAGGTAG
- a CDS encoding class I SAM-dependent methyltransferase — protein sequence MSKNGKGAIKSGKSDNFDKYAYYLKSVQSPDTDVLFLRDVYKELKGKKPIVLREDFCGTFSILCEWVKLHPSHLGVGIDLDQEPTNYGKTHHLARLKPAQQRNVQIYNENVLSKKLAKADIIVAMNFSYFIFKTRSSMREYFSNALSCLNEGGLFIVDCFGGPACQEPNVEQVVHKGFSYFWDQESFDAITHHAIFHIHFKIKGEGKKRKNVFSYDWRMWSIPELRDIMEEVGFRKTHVYWEGTTKSGDGNGDFTRAEVTNENCDAWVAYIVGEK from the coding sequence ATGAGTAAAAATGGAAAAGGTGCGATTAAATCTGGTAAATCCGATAATTTTGATAAATATGCCTATTATCTCAAATCAGTTCAATCTCCCGACACCGATGTTTTATTTTTGCGAGACGTTTATAAAGAGTTAAAAGGAAAAAAACCGATCGTTCTCCGGGAAGATTTCTGTGGAACTTTCTCTATCTTATGTGAATGGGTGAAACTCCATCCTTCTCATCTTGGAGTTGGAATTGATTTGGATCAGGAGCCTACCAACTATGGAAAGACTCACCATTTGGCAAGACTCAAGCCTGCACAACAGAGAAACGTACAGATCTACAACGAGAATGTATTATCAAAAAAACTTGCCAAGGCCGACATCATAGTGGCCATGAATTTCTCCTATTTTATTTTTAAGACTCGCTCTTCTATGAGGGAGTATTTTTCTAATGCGCTTTCTTGTCTGAACGAGGGAGGACTTTTCATAGTCGATTGTTTTGGTGGGCCGGCCTGTCAGGAACCCAACGTAGAGCAGGTGGTGCACAAGGGGTTTTCTTATTTTTGGGATCAAGAGAGTTTCGATGCTATCACTCATCATGCCATTTTTCACATTCATTTCAAGATCAAGGGTGAAGGGAAAAAACGAAAAAATGTGTTTTCTTACGATTGGAGAATGTGGTCTATCCCTGAGTTGAGAGACATTATGGAAGAAGTTGGATTTCGCAAAACACATGTCTATTGGGAAGGAACGACCAAAAGCGGTGACGGGAATGGTGATTTCACGAGGGCTGAGGTCACCAACGAGAATTGCGACGCATGGGTTGCCTATATTGTAGGCGAAAAGTAA
- a CDS encoding alpha-ketoacid dehydrogenase subunit beta, whose amino-acid sequence MANMAQAIRMALHYCETNLDLKDVFGQDVGPPLGGVFTATQGLETSWNSPLDERGIIGMAIGLGLAGDRCVAEIQFGDYIFNTIDLLKIAGNTHWVSNGAYHLPIVVMTPVGAGIRGSIYHSHSFDAWATRLPGWKVVFPSTPLDAYGLMISAVQDPNPVLFLKPKALMRVRGEELLPGEPEDEKQLKKMIDAPVGDRSQWRPQWPELVEYAVPIGKAKITRHGRALSVITYGRNLLMCNQVADELKGDGINIEVIDLRSLVPYDWETIRESVRRSGRVLFVNEDTEVTNFGEHLACRMTRELFYELLAAPRVLAAKNLPGIGLHPNLEEATVPQVSDIKQAVLELLEEAP is encoded by the coding sequence ATGGCGAATATGGCACAGGCGATCCGCATGGCTTTGCATTACTGTGAAACGAACTTAGATCTGAAAGATGTGTTTGGCCAGGACGTTGGCCCCCCTCTGGGCGGTGTTTTTACGGCAACTCAAGGTTTGGAGACTTCTTGGAATTCGCCCCTGGACGAGAGAGGCATTATTGGAATGGCAATAGGCCTCGGTTTAGCTGGAGATCGATGCGTTGCTGAAATTCAGTTCGGTGATTACATCTTTAACACAATTGATTTGTTAAAGATTGCGGGCAATACCCATTGGGTTTCAAACGGGGCCTATCATCTTCCGATCGTCGTGATGACCCCGGTCGGAGCGGGTATTCGAGGATCGATTTACCATAGCCACAGTTTTGATGCTTGGGCCACTCGTCTTCCTGGATGGAAAGTGGTTTTTCCGAGCACACCATTGGACGCCTATGGCTTGATGATCTCGGCCGTTCAGGACCCCAATCCCGTGTTATTTTTAAAGCCAAAAGCTCTCATGCGTGTCAGAGGGGAGGAGTTGCTTCCCGGTGAGCCCGAGGATGAAAAGCAATTGAAGAAAATGATTGATGCTCCCGTTGGAGATCGTAGTCAATGGCGACCTCAATGGCCAGAATTGGTTGAGTACGCGGTGCCAATTGGAAAGGCAAAGATCACTCGCCATGGTCGGGCCCTTTCGGTTATTACGTATGGAAGAAACCTCCTCATGTGCAATCAGGTTGCCGATGAACTCAAGGGGGATGGAATCAATATTGAAGTGATTGATCTGCGAAGTCTTGTTCCCTACGATTGGGAGACAATACGAGAGTCGGTGAGGCGTTCGGGCCGTGTTTTGTTTGTCAACGAGGACACCGAGGTGACAAATTTTGGAGAACACCTAGCCTGTCGAATGACGAGGGAGCTTTTTTATGAGCTCTTGGCTGCTCCTCGGGTATTGGCAGCAAAGAATCTTCCTGGTATTGGGTTGCATCCAAATTTGGAGGAGGCGACAGTGCCACAGGTGAGCGATATCAAACAAGCTGTTCTTGAGCTTCTTGAGGAAGCTCCTTGA
- a CDS encoding carboxy terminal-processing peptidase, producing MNQKIQRSGQFLRSVWAVLFIVCATASSSRLVQAQLMSPQVLELRCEHLYEIQQRYLSRHINFTSIRAPNLERRTTDQFIKRLDGSKMYLFEKDEADVNNLTFHLFEKLRVNDCSAITKINALFVKRMAERVAFVKKALGPKFKFNPNIKFVLDPEKRKRPKNLAELNAFHENYLQYQVASYMASDMSLDESKQRVIRNYERVLHRIEETPEREVWSNYLDSFARALDPHTSYLSKDALEDFEIQMALSLEGIGATLSSQDGFTVIEQLIAGGAAYESGKLKPKDKIIEVTQGEEGEAQNVIEMDLRDVVRLIRGKKGTKVKLTILRKEADGSKRFQVVLSRDKIKLEDEAAQISYFDRELNGNKKKIALLTLPSFYSDSRKKGRSAADDMKKLLAEAREKKADAMVLDLSGNGGGSLDDAVRIAGLFFRVGNVVKQSSRDLESQEPLVLPDRDPDVDWAGPLVVLISRVSASASEIVSGALKDYKRAVIVGGDHTFGKGTVQSVEKLPQGLGAMKTTVGMFFTAGGKSTQHVGVDSDVVMPSAYSTDEIGEKNLDYSLPPKQVAPFLSRKAYVAEGEGAWKPVSPELMGVLRRKSALRIKSSEEFKKLETEIAKAKKRGHIIDVAEQYKLKTQAKKGEGPGKLDKSGKGSKTDKSDNSGKVAGDKKGQPANSAPNSSEKSIPALASGEAVDPDSSGIDDEDTNLTREQRKEKYLKRPDVQEAVDIAADLLAEYNSSPTVTIGAKPGNSKIEDKTN from the coding sequence ATGAATCAGAAGATACAGAGGTCAGGCCAATTTTTGAGATCTGTCTGGGCCGTTTTGTTCATCGTCTGTGCGACTGCGAGCAGTTCACGCTTGGTGCAGGCGCAGCTGATGAGCCCTCAGGTTTTGGAGTTAAGGTGTGAGCACTTGTATGAGATTCAGCAGCGTTACCTTAGTCGTCATATAAATTTTACGAGCATTCGTGCTCCAAATCTTGAAAGGCGAACGACGGATCAATTTATTAAGCGCCTCGATGGAAGTAAAATGTACCTCTTTGAAAAAGATGAGGCTGACGTCAACAATCTCACCTTTCATTTATTTGAGAAATTGCGAGTCAACGATTGTTCGGCCATCACCAAAATAAATGCGCTTTTTGTTAAAAGGATGGCAGAGAGAGTGGCCTTCGTTAAAAAGGCTCTGGGTCCTAAGTTTAAGTTTAACCCTAATATAAAGTTTGTTTTAGACCCAGAGAAACGCAAGCGTCCAAAAAATTTGGCAGAATTAAATGCATTTCATGAAAACTATCTTCAGTACCAAGTGGCTAGCTATATGGCCTCAGATATGTCTCTGGATGAGTCCAAGCAACGGGTGATAAGAAACTACGAGAGAGTTTTGCATCGAATTGAAGAAACACCGGAACGAGAGGTTTGGTCTAATTATCTTGATTCCTTTGCGAGGGCCTTGGACCCACACACCTCATATCTTTCGAAGGATGCTCTCGAAGATTTTGAGATTCAGATGGCTTTGTCGTTGGAGGGGATAGGTGCGACTTTAAGTTCTCAGGATGGTTTTACTGTCATTGAGCAGCTCATTGCAGGAGGAGCCGCTTACGAATCAGGAAAGCTCAAACCCAAGGATAAGATTATTGAGGTGACCCAGGGCGAAGAGGGCGAAGCTCAAAACGTCATTGAAATGGATTTAAGAGATGTTGTGCGTTTGATACGAGGAAAGAAGGGCACCAAGGTTAAGCTCACAATTCTTCGCAAAGAGGCTGATGGCAGCAAACGCTTTCAAGTCGTTCTTTCTCGAGACAAGATCAAGCTGGAAGACGAAGCCGCGCAGATTTCTTATTTTGATCGTGAGCTCAATGGGAACAAGAAGAAAATTGCCCTGTTAACTCTTCCCTCGTTTTATTCGGATAGCCGAAAAAAGGGACGCTCGGCGGCTGACGATATGAAAAAACTCCTTGCAGAAGCTCGTGAGAAAAAGGCCGATGCAATGGTTCTGGATCTCAGTGGCAATGGTGGAGGTTCGCTTGATGATGCCGTACGAATCGCCGGTCTTTTCTTCAGAGTTGGAAATGTCGTCAAGCAATCGAGTCGAGACCTCGAAAGTCAGGAACCACTCGTTCTTCCCGATAGGGATCCGGATGTGGATTGGGCAGGACCTCTGGTCGTATTGATTAGCCGGGTTTCAGCAAGCGCTTCAGAAATTGTATCTGGAGCTTTGAAAGACTACAAGAGAGCCGTCATTGTTGGTGGTGACCACACTTTTGGAAAGGGCACTGTGCAGTCAGTTGAAAAACTGCCTCAGGGGCTTGGAGCAATGAAAACCACGGTGGGTATGTTCTTCACTGCTGGTGGCAAATCAACTCAGCATGTTGGAGTGGATTCGGATGTTGTGATGCCGAGTGCTTACTCAACAGATGAAATTGGAGAGAAGAATCTTGACTATTCTTTGCCTCCAAAACAAGTTGCTCCGTTTCTCTCGCGCAAAGCCTATGTTGCTGAAGGGGAGGGAGCGTGGAAACCCGTCAGTCCTGAGTTGATGGGGGTTTTGCGAAGGAAGTCGGCTTTGAGAATAAAGTCGAGCGAGGAATTTAAGAAACTCGAGACAGAGATTGCTAAGGCGAAGAAGCGCGGACACATTATTGATGTGGCCGAGCAGTATAAACTCAAGACTCAGGCAAAAAAGGGCGAGGGTCCCGGAAAGTTAGACAAGTCCGGAAAGGGCAGTAAAACGGATAAGTCTGATAATTCAGGCAAGGTGGCCGGAGACAAAAAGGGTCAGCCAGCGAATTCAGCTCCCAACTCTTCAGAGAAATCTATCCCTGCTCTTGCGTCTGGAGAAGCTGTGGATCCGGATTCTTCTGGAATTGACGATGAGGATACCAATTTGACGAGAGAGCAGCGCAAGGAGAAGTATCTTAAGCGTCCTGATGTTCAAGAAGCCGTAGATATTGCTGCTGATCTGTTAGCAGAATACAATTCAAGTCCTACGGTCACAATAGGCGCCAAACCTGGAAACTCAAAAATAGAAGATAAAACAAACTGA
- the topA gene encoding type I DNA topoisomerase yields MAKSPDTGIKLVIVESPTKARTIRKFLGKGFVVESCMGHVRDLPQSAKDIPEKVKKEQWASLGVNVDEGFEPVYCIPKTKLKIVKELKDRLKDADELILATDEDREGESISWHLVEVLKPRVPIKRMVFHEITKGAIEKALSSFRDIDDNLVRAQEARRILDRLVGYTISPLLWKKVAYGLSAGRVQSVAVRLIAEREHQRIRFVKSQYWGISSKCEKDKIEFETRLVGLGDKKIAVGKDFDSRTGKLSIERASSVVALDRTAADKLVNDLKGKPFKVSEVEEKPVSRKPYPPFITSTLQQEANRKLGYSSRETMEFAQKLYEKGFITYMRTDSTNLSQQAIEAARSCILDLYGKDYLPDTPRDYSGKKAKGAQEAHEAIRPAGTQFIKPEDAELDGSQFKLYDLIWKRTVASQMVNARQKQVSVKFAVEDAVFSASGMTIEFPGYLKAYVEGSDDPEAALDNREMRLPPLKVGETILGRDLKSTEHETKPPARYTEATLVQTMEKEGIGRPSTYAAIIGTIQDRGYVKKVSNALVPTFTALVVSKLLSNHLPDYVDVSFTSEMEKSLDEVAQGDLDHRKYLKSVYFGDRGLRNQVAQREKSITDDSRAIVLEGLEKLSFRIGRYGAYVCRVEPKTGEEVCASLPDNQFPGDITSEIANKLIDQKINRADALGQDPVTGKSVYVLSGRYGPYVQLGDSQGENEKPKRMALPVTLPPEKVTLDQALQLLELPKVLGLHPETKKEIKKGLGRFGPYIVHDGDFRSVPKTQDFFQVDLGFALELLAQEKKLRGKAQPLKELGKHPETGEEINLFAGKYGPYVKCGKINASLIEKMNPESLTLEMALGLINQKLGGDKKAVKKAEKTRGKSVATVAKSESRPKPKPKPKAKPKSRSKIKELESEKIPSVPAKKSYVRRASTEKVDRRD; encoded by the coding sequence ATGGCAAAATCACCTGATACCGGGATCAAGTTGGTCATCGTTGAGTCGCCCACAAAGGCGCGAACGATTAGGAAATTTTTAGGAAAGGGATTTGTGGTCGAGTCCTGTATGGGACATGTCAGAGATTTGCCCCAATCCGCAAAGGATATTCCTGAAAAGGTAAAAAAGGAGCAATGGGCCAGCCTTGGGGTGAATGTGGACGAAGGTTTTGAACCTGTTTACTGCATTCCGAAAACAAAGCTGAAGATTGTCAAAGAATTAAAAGACAGATTAAAGGATGCTGACGAACTCATTCTTGCAACGGACGAAGACCGGGAGGGAGAGAGCATCAGTTGGCACTTGGTTGAGGTATTGAAACCTCGCGTTCCAATAAAACGCATGGTCTTTCATGAAATCACAAAAGGTGCCATCGAAAAGGCCCTGAGTAGTTTTCGTGATATCGACGATAATTTGGTGAGAGCCCAGGAAGCACGTCGTATTTTGGATCGTTTGGTGGGTTACACCATTTCTCCTTTGCTCTGGAAGAAGGTCGCCTATGGCCTTTCTGCTGGAAGAGTTCAATCAGTGGCCGTGAGGCTGATTGCGGAACGAGAACACCAGCGGATTCGCTTTGTGAAATCTCAATATTGGGGAATATCATCGAAGTGCGAAAAGGATAAAATTGAGTTTGAGACTCGTTTGGTTGGCCTGGGAGATAAAAAGATAGCTGTTGGAAAGGATTTTGACAGTCGGACTGGAAAGCTTTCAATTGAAAGAGCTTCTTCGGTGGTCGCCCTTGATCGAACAGCTGCTGACAAGCTAGTGAATGACCTCAAAGGAAAGCCGTTTAAGGTCTCAGAGGTTGAAGAAAAACCCGTTTCGCGCAAACCATATCCGCCTTTTATCACTTCAACCCTTCAGCAGGAAGCGAATCGCAAGTTGGGATACAGTTCACGCGAAACCATGGAGTTCGCTCAGAAGCTTTACGAAAAAGGCTTTATCACTTACATGCGTACAGATTCTACCAACCTCTCTCAGCAGGCGATTGAGGCAGCACGGAGCTGTATCCTTGATTTGTATGGAAAGGACTATCTTCCCGATACGCCACGTGACTATTCAGGAAAAAAGGCGAAGGGAGCTCAAGAGGCCCATGAAGCTATTCGTCCGGCCGGGACCCAGTTTATCAAACCAGAGGATGCAGAACTCGACGGGTCTCAGTTTAAACTCTATGATCTTATTTGGAAACGGACGGTGGCCAGCCAAATGGTCAATGCCCGTCAGAAACAAGTGAGCGTTAAATTCGCGGTAGAAGATGCGGTATTTTCGGCTTCAGGTATGACGATTGAATTTCCTGGATATCTAAAGGCCTATGTCGAAGGGAGCGATGATCCTGAAGCTGCATTGGACAATAGAGAAATGCGCTTACCTCCCCTGAAAGTGGGAGAAACGATTCTCGGCCGTGATTTAAAATCGACCGAACATGAGACAAAACCTCCCGCAAGATACACGGAGGCAACTTTGGTCCAAACCATGGAAAAAGAAGGCATCGGGCGCCCCTCAACTTATGCGGCCATCATCGGGACGATTCAGGATCGGGGTTACGTCAAGAAAGTGAGCAATGCCCTCGTTCCAACTTTTACCGCGCTAGTGGTATCAAAGCTTTTGAGCAACCATCTTCCAGACTACGTCGATGTGAGTTTCACGTCTGAGATGGAAAAATCCTTGGATGAAGTGGCTCAAGGGGACTTGGATCATAGAAAATATTTGAAGAGCGTCTACTTTGGAGATCGTGGCCTTAGAAACCAAGTCGCCCAAAGGGAAAAATCGATAACTGATGATTCGCGTGCGATTGTTTTAGAGGGCCTTGAAAAGTTGAGTTTCAGAATTGGGCGCTACGGGGCCTATGTTTGTCGAGTGGAGCCAAAAACGGGAGAGGAAGTTTGCGCTTCCTTGCCCGATAATCAATTTCCAGGAGACATCACTTCTGAAATTGCCAACAAACTGATCGACCAAAAAATAAATAGGGCGGATGCCTTAGGACAGGATCCTGTGACGGGAAAATCTGTTTATGTGTTGTCGGGTCGATACGGACCCTATGTGCAGCTGGGTGACAGTCAGGGAGAGAATGAGAAACCAAAGCGAATGGCTTTGCCTGTCACTCTTCCACCCGAAAAAGTGACTCTTGATCAGGCTCTTCAATTGCTAGAATTGCCGAAGGTACTTGGGCTTCATCCAGAGACAAAAAAGGAAATCAAAAAGGGGCTTGGACGATTTGGTCCGTACATTGTGCACGATGGAGATTTTCGGTCTGTGCCAAAAACGCAGGATTTTTTTCAAGTGGACTTGGGCTTTGCGCTTGAGCTTCTTGCGCAGGAAAAAAAGCTTCGAGGCAAAGCGCAGCCTTTGAAGGAGTTAGGGAAACACCCTGAGACAGGAGAGGAGATTAACTTGTTTGCGGGCAAGTATGGGCCCTATGTGAAGTGTGGCAAAATAAATGCCTCGCTGATTGAGAAGATGAACCCTGAATCACTCACTTTGGAAATGGCTTTGGGATTGATCAACCAAAAACTTGGTGGAGATAAAAAGGCGGTAAAAAAGGCCGAGAAAACGAGAGGGAAAAGCGTCGCCACAGTGGCAAAATCTGAGAGCAGGCCAAAACCAAAACCAAAACCAAAAGCAAAGCCAAAATCAAGATCAAAAATCAAGGAGCTTGAGAGCGAAAAGATTCCTTCGGTGCCCGCAAAAAAGAGTTATGTGCGCCGGGCATCCACTGAGAAGGTGGATCGAAGAGATTGA
- a CDS encoding HAD-IIB family hydrolase: MKSLGHLVNHKIRVLFSDIDDTITTNGKLRPEAYKAIWDLHDHGIFVVPVTGRPAGWCEMIARFWPVAGVIGENGGFYFRYSAETKKMKRFFCLDAKTRSAHQKTLEIIRDEILREVPESAVASDQFSRICDLAIDFCEDIPPLSNQAIKKIVSIFEKHGAIAKVSSIHVNGWFGDYDKLSTCREFCRNEFGWNLSDRLNETAFVGDSPNDEPMFSFFKHSFAVANIRNFLNDLKYLPHYVTTAEGGEGFAELANRLIATKQS, translated from the coding sequence ATGAAAAGCCTCGGCCACCTGGTGAACCACAAAATAAGGGTTCTATTTTCTGACATCGACGACACAATTACCACAAACGGGAAGTTAAGACCTGAAGCTTACAAAGCGATTTGGGATTTGCATGATCATGGCATCTTTGTCGTACCAGTCACGGGAAGGCCAGCGGGTTGGTGCGAAATGATTGCCCGATTCTGGCCCGTAGCTGGTGTCATCGGCGAAAACGGAGGCTTTTACTTTCGGTACTCGGCTGAAACTAAGAAAATGAAACGCTTCTTTTGCCTCGACGCAAAAACAAGGTCTGCTCATCAAAAGACGCTCGAAATAATAAGGGACGAGATTCTCAGGGAAGTTCCAGAGTCCGCCGTGGCCTCCGATCAATTTTCTCGTATCTGTGATCTTGCCATCGATTTTTGTGAGGATATCCCTCCCCTCAGCAATCAGGCCATCAAAAAAATCGTCTCGATTTTCGAGAAACATGGTGCGATAGCCAAAGTGAGTTCAATTCATGTCAATGGGTGGTTCGGAGATTACGATAAACTTTCCACTTGTCGAGAGTTCTGCCGCAATGAATTCGGTTGGAATTTGTCCGACCGCCTTAACGAAACAGCTTTTGTCGGTGACTCTCCCAATGATGAGCCCATGTTTTCATTTTTTAAGCATTCATTTGCCGTGGCAAATATCCGTAATTTTTTAAATGATCTTAAATATCTGCCCCACTATGTCACGACTGCAGAAGGCGGGGAAGGCTTTGCCGAGCTTGCAAACAGGCTGATTGCGACCAAACAAAGCTAA